From a single Gimesia fumaroli genomic region:
- a CDS encoding YqaE/Pmp3 family membrane protein — MSANLQTHSQPKSSTFADVLRIILAIILPPVGVLLQVGLGMHFWLNIVLTLCGYIPGLVHAVWVIAKK, encoded by the coding sequence ATGTCGGCAAATTTACAGACTCACTCACAGCCAAAGTCATCAACCTTTGCAGATGTTCTTCGAATCATTCTGGCAATTATTTTGCCTCCAGTCGGGGTTCTGTTACAAGTCGGTCTGGGTATGCACTTCTGGTTAAATATCGTGCTTACATTATGCGGATACATTCCAGGACTGGTTCATGCTGTCTGGGTCATTGCGAAGAAATAG
- a CDS encoding TrkA C-terminal domain-containing protein gives MLAIVSLVVIIVISMIVVRVATIALTLTGLSTPLARFQARSAFTSTGFTTTETEKVMRHPVRRRIIMILMVFGNAGFVTAISSLILSFMGAESNEGLWLRIGVLALCLSLLWMIAYSEWVDRRISKIIQRALQRWSDLEIRDYAGLLHLTGDYIVVELNVKAGDWLANTSLNHLKLADEGVLVLGIEKPDASYIGAPRGDTKLEADDTVLLYGKASVLKNLDERRTGAAGNWEHHKAVDDQKRNEQKPVSQD, from the coding sequence ATGTTAGCAATTGTATCGCTTGTTGTCATTATCGTCATTTCCATGATCGTGGTGCGCGTGGCGACCATCGCACTCACATTGACGGGACTCTCAACCCCGCTGGCGCGTTTCCAGGCACGGTCCGCATTTACCAGTACAGGTTTTACGACAACCGAAACTGAAAAAGTCATGCGGCATCCGGTTCGTCGTCGAATCATCATGATCCTCATGGTATTTGGTAACGCCGGGTTCGTTACGGCAATTTCTTCTCTGATTTTATCTTTCATGGGGGCCGAATCGAATGAAGGGTTGTGGCTGCGTATCGGAGTTCTTGCGCTCTGTTTATCATTACTGTGGATGATTGCATACAGTGAATGGGTGGATCGTCGCATTTCGAAGATCATCCAGCGCGCATTGCAGCGCTGGAGTGATCTGGAAATACGTGATTACGCTGGATTACTGCATCTGACTGGTGATTACATCGTTGTTGAACTGAATGTGAAAGCAGGTGACTGGCTGGCAAACACCAGTTTGAATCATTTGAAACTGGCCGACGAAGGTGTGCTGGTACTCGGGATTGAGAAGCCGGATGCCTCCTACATTGGAGCACCGCGCGGAGATACGAAACTGGAAGCCGATGACACGGTTCTGCTTTATGGGAAAGCCAGTGTTCTGAAAAATCTGGACGAACGAAGAACCGGCGCTGCCGGAAACTGGGAACACCATAAAGCCGTCGATGATCAAAAACGAAATGAGCAGAAGCCGGTCAGTCAGGATTGA
- a CDS encoding outer membrane protein assembly factor BamB family protein, with protein sequence MAFSLRLNRPGQGQKFRQGLSFLSRLALFILLITVNLQAEDQNPFLPVGVPDEGWPAVRGVHYDAHSPEIHLANNWPEEGPPVLWVKDLGQGYSAFVAQGNRVYTQAQTLQGQYVYCLDARTGKTIWEYRYDWPYELAGVYPGPRATPTLARGRLLFAGTSGLIGCLNADSGKLIWSRNVVEEFQGKGGTGFGYSCSPTVVDDLVFMPVGGPGASMVALKLSDGKTVWASGDEPASYNPAMPIVRNGRQLILGYLENAVVIHDFKSGEVLLEHELSQGYDEHSAWPIYREPYLWIAAPFKSGSQLFELPEELSPQVPLKNIWRSRTLSNDVLSSVLVGEQIYGFDIFDQQSKTQRPSRGKFRCIDFMTGKELWEQGSGRPERSNNDTSDELGQAGIIAADGKLILFNERGELILLRANPERCEILARCKVLTGELTWTPPILHRGSVFVRNHSRAACIFVGDPALLSRNQSTLSLADIPQEKYYDWAGQILTVEPEYAFDIPSPAWLASWFYWCLGLLIASLIVAAVPACFVAAKRRMGVWTIGYRTLAFISGALGTTWISYWTQEFVFTWPLCLFIALEPVLASVQFRNVKKTSFWRDRLPVVWFLFVFVLYFLLCRRLSLVFEWAFLAAPLGALPVGWWEWRVSRNTTVKFLFFVFLKLVTFSCAYGSGVLVLWLKY encoded by the coding sequence GTGGCATTCTCTTTACGATTGAATAGGCCAGGGCAAGGGCAAAAATTCCGTCAGGGGTTAAGCTTTCTGTCGCGATTGGCGCTGTTTATCTTGCTGATCACTGTCAATTTGCAGGCAGAAGATCAAAATCCATTTTTACCAGTCGGAGTGCCAGATGAAGGATGGCCTGCGGTACGCGGAGTCCATTACGATGCGCATTCTCCGGAAATTCATCTGGCAAATAACTGGCCAGAGGAGGGACCACCTGTTCTGTGGGTCAAGGATTTAGGGCAGGGGTATTCAGCGTTTGTTGCCCAAGGTAACCGGGTTTATACACAAGCTCAGACTCTGCAGGGGCAGTATGTTTATTGTCTGGATGCACGCACGGGGAAAACGATCTGGGAGTATCGCTACGACTGGCCTTACGAGCTTGCAGGCGTTTATCCCGGACCACGTGCAACACCTACTCTGGCTCGGGGACGTCTCTTATTTGCGGGAACAAGTGGATTGATCGGGTGCCTGAATGCTGATTCAGGGAAACTGATCTGGTCGCGCAATGTGGTTGAAGAGTTTCAAGGTAAGGGGGGGACGGGCTTTGGTTACTCCTGCTCTCCGACCGTTGTAGATGATCTGGTATTTATGCCGGTCGGTGGACCAGGGGCAAGCATGGTTGCCCTGAAATTATCTGATGGTAAGACTGTCTGGGCCTCCGGTGATGAACCTGCCAGTTATAACCCTGCGATGCCGATTGTGCGAAATGGACGACAGTTGATCCTGGGGTACCTGGAAAATGCAGTGGTCATTCATGATTTCAAGTCCGGGGAAGTGTTACTCGAACACGAATTGTCACAAGGCTACGACGAACATTCTGCCTGGCCGATCTATCGTGAACCTTATCTGTGGATCGCAGCGCCGTTTAAGTCTGGTTCACAGTTATTTGAGTTGCCTGAAGAATTGAGTCCGCAGGTCCCTCTCAAGAATATCTGGCGATCGCGTACGTTATCGAACGACGTGCTTTCCAGTGTTCTGGTGGGTGAGCAGATTTATGGATTTGATATTTTCGATCAACAGTCAAAAACTCAACGCCCCTCGCGCGGGAAATTTCGTTGCATCGACTTCATGACCGGCAAAGAGTTATGGGAACAGGGATCGGGACGGCCGGAACGATCCAATAATGATACGTCAGACGAATTAGGTCAAGCAGGAATCATTGCCGCGGATGGGAAACTGATTTTGTTCAATGAGCGTGGCGAATTAATTCTACTGCGTGCCAATCCGGAGCGATGCGAAATTCTTGCGCGATGTAAGGTATTGACAGGTGAGTTGACCTGGACTCCTCCCATTCTACACCGAGGTAGTGTATTTGTCCGTAATCATTCACGGGCCGCTTGTATCTTTGTTGGGGACCCCGCTTTACTTTCCAGGAATCAGTCTACACTCAGCCTGGCCGATATTCCTCAAGAAAAATACTACGACTGGGCGGGGCAAATTCTCACCGTGGAGCCGGAATATGCGTTTGATATCCCATCACCAGCCTGGTTAGCCAGCTGGTTCTACTGGTGCCTGGGGTTGCTGATAGCCAGTTTGATTGTTGCTGCCGTTCCTGCTTGTTTTGTAGCGGCAAAACGCAGGATGGGAGTCTGGACGATTGGCTATCGAACACTCGCTTTTATTTCCGGTGCACTGGGAACGACCTGGATCAGTTACTGGACACAGGAGTTTGTTTTCACTTGGCCTCTCTGTCTGTTTATTGCACTGGAACCGGTTTTGGCGAGTGTCCAGTTTCGCAATGTGAAGAAAACATCCTTCTGGCGAGATCGTTTGCCGGTAGTCTGGTTTTTGTTCGTCTTTGTCCTCTATTTTTTACTCTGCCGTCGTTTGAGTCTTGTCTTCGAGTGGGCATTTCTTGCGGCACCCCTCGGGGCACTTCCCGTTGGTTGGTGGGAATGGCGCGTAAGCAGGAACACTACCGTCAAATTCTTGTTTTTTGTATTCTTAAAATTGGTGACATTCAGCTGTGCCTATGGTAGTGGTGTACTTGTCTTATGGCTCAAGTATTAG
- a CDS encoding sulfatase family protein translates to MLKRVQVQISLLFLLCWAPFANAEERPNFVFIIADDLTFRDIGCYGGQAHTPHIDQLATEGMKFTHCFQAAPMCSPTRHNIYTGLYPVKSGAYPNHTFAKPDTKSIVHYLRPLGYRVALSGKKHISPKRVFPFEYSGKKNNPDMDVIDELFADSSSSKSPFCLFACSNEPHSPWNKGDASQYPPKKIKLPPYLVDTPLVRDYFSHYLAEITYFDHQVGQILKSLEKHNLHDNTMVMVVSEQGNGFPFAKWTCYGNGLQSAIIVRWPGKVKPGSITDAMVEYVDITPTFINAAGGEQNPVLEGTSFLPVLTGKTNHHKDFTYGIMTTRGIINGSDQYAIRSVRDKKYRLIWNLNYDAEFSNICMNTDYFQSMVEAGNAGDAKARSLVKKYKKRPEYELYDCEIDPLEMKNLAEDSKYKAEMQRLNKRLKIWMQEQGDQGIETELDAILRQGKFKGLTREQAMKRFRKKDRKK, encoded by the coding sequence ATGTTAAAACGAGTTCAGGTTCAAATCAGTTTATTGTTTCTTCTTTGCTGGGCACCATTTGCGAACGCGGAAGAACGGCCCAATTTTGTGTTCATCATTGCCGATGATTTGACGTTTCGTGACATCGGCTGTTACGGCGGGCAGGCACACACACCTCATATTGATCAGTTAGCGACGGAGGGGATGAAGTTTACTCACTGTTTCCAGGCTGCGCCGATGTGCTCGCCCACCAGGCACAACATTTATACCGGCCTGTATCCGGTCAAATCGGGAGCGTATCCCAATCATACATTTGCCAAACCTGACACCAAAAGCATTGTGCACTATCTGAGACCTCTAGGGTATCGGGTTGCTTTATCCGGGAAAAAACACATCAGTCCGAAGCGGGTTTTTCCGTTCGAATATAGTGGTAAAAAAAATAACCCGGACATGGATGTTATCGACGAATTGTTTGCGGATTCAAGCAGTTCCAAGTCTCCTTTTTGTTTATTTGCCTGCTCGAATGAACCACATTCCCCTTGGAATAAAGGGGATGCGTCCCAATATCCCCCCAAGAAAATAAAATTACCGCCGTACCTTGTTGATACGCCTCTCGTGCGAGACTATTTCAGTCATTATCTGGCAGAGATCACGTATTTTGATCATCAGGTCGGGCAGATCTTGAAATCACTCGAAAAGCACAATTTGCATGATAACACGATGGTGATGGTGGTGAGCGAACAGGGCAACGGATTCCCTTTTGCCAAGTGGACTTGTTATGGAAACGGTTTACAGTCGGCCATAATCGTTCGCTGGCCGGGTAAAGTAAAACCGGGATCGATTACTGATGCGATGGTCGAATATGTCGATATCACGCCTACGTTCATCAACGCTGCTGGAGGCGAGCAGAATCCTGTTTTAGAGGGAACCAGTTTCCTCCCGGTTCTGACTGGAAAGACAAATCATCACAAAGATTTTACTTATGGGATTATGACTACAAGAGGAATTATCAACGGCAGTGATCAATATGCCATCCGTAGCGTACGTGATAAAAAGTATCGTTTGATCTGGAATCTGAATTACGATGCCGAATTTTCCAATATCTGTATGAATACTGATTACTTTCAGTCGATGGTTGAAGCGGGAAATGCCGGTGATGCAAAAGCCAGATCACTGGTGAAGAAATATAAAAAACGTCCGGAATATGAGCTCTATGATTGTGAAATTGATCCACTGGAAATGAAGAATCTGGCGGAAGATTCAAAGTACAAAGCAGAAATGCAGCGCTTAAATAAACGACTTAAAATATGGATGCAGGAGCAGGGGGATCAAGGTATTGAAACTGAGCTCGATGCTATTTTACGTCAAGGCAAGTTCAAAGGATTGACGCGCGAACAAGCGATGAAACGCTTCAGAAAAAAAGACAGAAAGAAGTAA